The segment AGAAACTGTTCCGAGCGAAGCGACTGACACGGCAACGCGGTCAGTTGAAGGACTCGATCCGGTACGTTCGCACCCGTCCGGACATTCTGCTCACGATCTGCCTCGTGACTGCGGTGTCGTTGTTCGGGCTCAACCTTCAGGTGATCATTCCGCTGGTGACGACCGAGGTCTTCCACAAGGGAGCGACCGAGTACGGACTGCTGGCGTCCGCGCTCGCGATCGGGACGTTGATCGGCTCGCTCACCGGTGCCGGGCGGCAAAACCGTCCGCGGTTCCGACAGCTCGTCACGTACGCCGGTGTCTTCGGTCTGCTCGAGGTCGGCATCGCGTTTATCGGCAACTACAACTGGTTCGCGATCGCGCTCATCCCGACCGGCATGGCTTCGCTGTACTTCATGATTTCGGCAAACGCCTCCGTCCAACTCACCGTTGATCCGCAGATGCGCGGCCGAGTCATGGCCATGTACATGATGTTCCTGATGGGTGGCGGTGCGTTCGGTTCACCGCTGATCGGGTTTGTCACCAAGCTGGTTGGGATCCAGTGGGCCATCGCCCTGGGCGGTGGCGTTACATTCATTGCTGCGGCGCTGATCGGGCTACTGGTCGTACGCCGCGAGGGTGGCGTGCAGGTCGAGACGAGTCTGCATTCCTCACCGCATCTTCTGGTCAACGTCGGGGGCGAACAGTTCTTCCCGCACGTGCGAACCGACACAGTCGACGACGGGTTCCCCGAGCCGGTCGACGACGCAGCCGGTGGCCAAGTCAGCGGTGGGGACGACCGAGACGACGGCGATGGCGACCGGCCTCCCGACGACGTACCTCAGCCGACACCCGATGCGCCACCGACGAACACACCTTTGACGAAAGACCTCACGAATGACAAATGTTGCCGCCCATCGCTTCGACCAGGCGATCGCCCTGGAGAGTCGCGGAGCAAACCGCGTCGCGTGCAAGCTTGACTCCGGCTGGAGTCTGCCGGGCGACTTCTTCAACGGCGGATATCTGCACTCGCTGACGATCAACGCGGCCCGGGAGATCACCGGCGTGCACCCCGATCCGGTCGCGGTGTCCTCGACGTTCCTCGCGCCGCCCAAGGCCGGCGAGGTCGAAGTAGAGGTGACGACGCTGAGCGCCGGGAAGTCCGTCACGTCGGCACTAGCGACGATGACCCAAGGCGGCAAGCCGATGGTGATGTCGATGGTGACCCTCGCTGATTTGTCGACCAACACCGAACGAGCACCGGGAGCGCCCGAGGGTACGAATTACACGCCGTTCCCCGACGTGCCCACTCCCGAGGAGTGCCGTCCGATGCAGCCGGACCGCAGAAATTCTCCGCTGGACGGCGTTCTCGAGTTCCTCACCGTGCCGGGGTTCGAGGACTGGGTCGAGAAGAAGTGGTCCCCGGACCCGCGGATCCTTATGTGGGCGCGTTTCCGGGACGGACGGCCGGCCGACACGCTGTGCCTGCCAGGCCTGTCGGACATGGGGCCACCCCCGTCGCTGCGCCAGGGTCGGATGGGCTGGATCCCTACGTTGCAGCTTCATGTGGGCACGTTTGCGCGGCCCACCGGCTCATGGATCTTGATGGACATGTTCGGGTCGCCGTATACGGGGAAGTACGTCTGCGAGGACGTTGACATGTGGGACGAGAGCGGTGTGCTCGTCGCGCGGGCCCGTCAAGAAGCGGTAGCACCACGACCACAGACGCGGTCTCCGCTTGCCGACACGAAAAGCGGTCACTAGCTAGATGTGGTCGGCGGGCGCGCCCTCGGTGAGTCGCCCGTCAGCCATGGACACGATGCGATCGGCGTACTGCCACGTGGCCGGGTTGTGCGTGGCGATCAGGCAGGCACCGTGATGCGCGGCGAGGTCGCGCATGGCTGTGAACAGCACCTCGGTCCAGCCGGAGTCCTGATGTGCGGTGGGTTCGTCGGCGAGCAACAGGTTTGGGCTTAGTAGCAGGGCCCGGGCGACGGAACAGCGCTGCTGTTCCCCGAGCGACATCTGGTCGGGGAGCCGCTTGGCGAGTTGATCAATGCCGAACCGCTCCATCAGATCGCCGGCCGGCTGCGTCCATTGCGCGATCTGCTTCCGGGTGCGCGCCGGCAATAGGACGTTTTCGGCACCCTGGAGCTCGGCGAGTAGCGCGAGCGACTGCGGTACGACGGCGAGCTGGTCCCAGCGCATCCGGTCGGCGCGGGCGCCACCTAGATCGTCGTCCCAGTCGAGGGTGCCGGCGTCGGGACGCTCCCATCCGCACAACACGTTGAGCAGGGTACTTTTGCCAGACCCGCTTGGTCCGACGAGCGCGACTACCTCGCCGTACTCGAGTTGCAGGTCTACACGATCTAGGGCGGTAACGGTGTCCGCACCGCGTTGATAGCTCTTGACCAGTCCGCGGGCGCGGAACACCGCGCCCGTCGGCACCGGCGATTGCGCGTTACCAGGATTCACTGACCTGCCCCCTTTCCAGGCGCAGCAGATGATCTGTCCGGTCGACCACCTGCGGATCGTGTGAGGCGAGCAGGAACGCCACCCCGGTCGAGCGCAGATTCGCGAAGGCGTCGAGGACGAGTTCAGCGGAGCGCGAGTCAAGCTCGGCGGTGGGTTCGTCGGCGATCACGAGCGCGGGACCGCCGACGACTGCGCACGCGACAGCGAGGCGCTGCTGCTCGCCGCCGGATAGCTCGACCGGCAGGTGATCGTGCCGATGCCCCATGCCTAGGGTCTCCAGCAGCTCTAACTGTCGCTCGCGTGGCACGACCCTGCCACGAAGCCGCGCGGCCAAATCTAGCTGCTCGATGGCAGGCAGGTACTCAAGAAGATTGTGGATCGGGTCCTGGAACATGTAGGCGACGGACGTACGTCGCAACGCACGACGCCGGCGGGGGCTCAAATGCGCAAGGTCGTGTTGTGCGACCACCGCCGAACCCGTCGTCGGGCGGTCCAGACACGCGAGGATCCGAAGCAGTGACGACTTGCCCGACCCGGATGGGCCGACGATCGTCGTGATCGCCGCAGCAGGGAAGTCCTTGCTGACATCCTGAAGCGCCTGCACCTGTTCGTCGTAGGCGAAGTAGGTCTTGCCGATCGCGTCAACCTGCGCGGCCAGTGGAGCGGGGTTAGTCGCCAAGGCGCAACACCTCGGACAGCTTCGCGCGGTCGGCAGCACTTTGTGCATAAAGCGCCGTACCAACCGCAATGATGATCGCGACTCCCGCGGTCAGCAGTAGCGCACCGGTCGGTGCGGTGAAAATCGGAGCGGGTGGTCGCAACGGGCTCAGCTCGAGCATCGGATTGACGATCCGTGCAGCGACGTACGAGAGGGCCGCGCCACACAATGCGGCGAAGCCCACGAGCACGGCAAACTCGATCAGCAGTGACTGGAAGTGGGTGGATCGTCGCAGTCCCATTCGTCGTGCCATGGCGTACGACGCGATCCGGGTGCGGCTGCGGGTCTCGACATAGAGCAACAGTCCGCCTATCGCGATGACCCCGCTAAGCGCGGCCAGCGCTTGCAGGTAGTCGAAGGTCCAGGAGATGGACAGCACATTGGCCACGTCGAGGACGCTGTCCGGCGTGAAAGCGTTGTAGATCGGCAGTTCTTGGGCGGCAAATGCCTTTTGTGCCACGTTGACGTCTACCGGAGTCCACAGCTCCTGTTTGAGCCCGGCCGACTGTGGAATGTCTGGGAGCTGTCCGCGCGCGACGATCACCAGGGGCGCGTTCTGATGTATACCAGGGAAGGCCTTCGGAGCGTCGATCACGGTGATCGCGATCTTAGTGTTGTCGTCGCCGAGAGTGATCGACGTAGCGCCGGGAGCTCGGACCACGATCGCTGGGATTACGCCGTTCTTCGCCGGAGCAGTGAGCTTATCCACCAGCTGCGGGAGTGACGCATCGGCGAAAGAGTCGTCCCAGTAGGCGTTGGCGGCGAAGGTCTTGGGGTCGATGGTCAGCAGTTCGGCGTTTTCGCCGTCGACCTTGATGTATTCGTAGCGGTCGACAACGGTCCCGAGGCCCGCGGCCTTGCTGCCCGGTTTGATCGTGCCGACGGTCTGCACCGCAGTTTCGGCGCCGACATAGACGTGTCCCTTGGCATCGAGGGTGTGCTTGATGCTGTCCGTCAACCCGGCGGCGTACAGCGTCATGGCGACCGGCATCGCGAGTGCGGCCAGTACGACGCCGGAAATCACTTTGGACGCGCTGATGCGGCTCACGGCGAGGAAGAGCGCGGTACCGGCGCGACCACCGAGCTTGCGCGCGACTGGTAAGACGAGGATGAGTAGTCGCACGACAAACGCCGATGCGCCCACCAAGAACAGCAGCGGGAAAGCGAGTACGAGCACGCTGAGCACGGGTATCTTGCGGTCGACCGTCACCGCTCCACCCGAGTCGAGAGCCCACCAGCAGGCGCCCGCGGCCACGAGCAGGAGAAGCTCCCACGGCAGCATCGACCAGATTGTTCTCTTGCGCCCCAGGGTCTTTTCGACATGCCCACGCCCCCGGATGCCCGCGACCATGGCCATGACCAGTATGCCGAGAATGAATCCAAATGCAGCGGTGAGCCCTGCGTAGGGCAGGGCGTTGCGGTCGAACACGCTGGACGGCCCGAGCGCGCGCACGATGAAGTACGCCGCGCCTAAGCCAAGGATGGTGCCGACCGCGGCCGGAATGATGAGCTCAAGCCCCGCTTTCAGCGCGAGGCCGCCGGCACCGACGCCTCGGGAGGCGAGCATGCGGACCTCGTTGAACCGTCGATCCGCCCAGTAGCTTCCGGCGGCGCCGACCAGGAACAGTGCGAGCATGCTGCCGCCGATGGCGATCGGCACGATCGGACCGACCAATCCGGCGCGCACGAGAGTGACGTCTTTAATCGAGTCTTCAAGATTGCTGTCGGCGGCAATACCGTTGAGGGGGTTCTTCGCCGCGGCCGTCGTACTCAGTACGGCGTCAACCGCGTCCTGCCAGTCATGCGCGTCAGATAGCGAGGAGTCGGCGCGATCGACCGGGCTGGTGAGTCGCGCGAACGACGAAGGAGAGGCCTTGTCGAAATAGAGCGCTTCGGAGGTGGCGATCAGGATGTCCGGTGGCGGAGTACTTGCGGACGCGGCGTTGTCAAACAGTGCCCTGTCGATGCACCAGTATGGGCGGATGGGCTGTCCGAAGAGATTCTGATAGACGCCTGCCACGGTGATGGACTCGTTGGAGAGCTGGATCGTGTCGCCGGCGTGTACGCCCATGTATTTGGCGACCGTCTGCGGCACATAGAAACCCGGTAGGTCAGACTTCTCTGTGATCGTGACGTTTTGAAGCGCATGATCTCCGTAGAGCAGGTTGACCGCGATCTTGTTCGTGCCCGAGGGCATGATGTTGCCGCTGTGCGCGAATAGCTCCGGTGCGGCAAGACCGTGAGCGCGCATAGCGTCGCGGAGTTCGGCGACCTTGGTCGCCTGCGGCGCGAGCTTCGCGATAATCCCGGACGCCTTGGAGAAGTCAATGGTGCCGTCATCCTCGGTGGGGAGCTTGGTGTAGTCGACTTGCGACTTGATCGCCGGGTACGACGCGGTAGGGCAGAACTGACCCATGTTGAGGCGCAACGCCTCGGAGGTTGCCGACGACACGAACAGGCTCGCCGACGCGCTGGCGCACGCCAGGATCGCGCTCGCAATGATGACCGCGACGATGACGGCCGGCGTACGAAGCGCAAGTCGTGGAGCGCGGGTCCACGGTGGCAGGGAGAGCAGCGATCCGCCGGATCTCGCGCCGCGGTTTGCAGGCGGCGCGCCATGAGAGGCGCGACTGTCCACTCGCGCCTCACTCAATAGGTAGTCTCCTTGGCTGTGCTGCCGCATCGTGGTAGGTGGTACGGCGATATCGTTCCAGAACACCGCCATAGTGCCAGGCCGGACGGGCTGAACCAAGCGCCTCGGTGCGGGGGTCGGCCGATCGCAACAAACAAGCAACCCTTCGAAAGGGCGTCGTACATGCCGATGAAAGACGCGCCTGTCGAGTTCATCGACGATCCGGCGGACCCGCGGCTGGATGATTACCGAGACCT is part of the Antricoccus suffuscus genome and harbors:
- a CDS encoding FtsX-like permease family protein → MSEARVDSRASHGAPPANRGARSGGSLLSLPPWTRAPRLALRTPAVIVAVIIASAILACASASASLFVSSATSEALRLNMGQFCPTASYPAIKSQVDYTKLPTEDDGTIDFSKASGIIAKLAPQATKVAELRDAMRAHGLAAPELFAHSGNIMPSGTNKIAVNLLYGDHALQNVTITEKSDLPGFYVPQTVAKYMGVHAGDTIQLSNESITVAGVYQNLFGQPIRPYWCIDRALFDNAASASTPPPDILIATSEALYFDKASPSSFARLTSPVDRADSSLSDAHDWQDAVDAVLSTTAAAKNPLNGIAADSNLEDSIKDVTLVRAGLVGPIVPIAIGGSMLALFLVGAAGSYWADRRFNEVRMLASRGVGAGGLALKAGLELIIPAAVGTILGLGAAYFIVRALGPSSVFDRNALPYAGLTAAFGFILGILVMAMVAGIRGRGHVEKTLGRKRTIWSMLPWELLLLVAAGACWWALDSGGAVTVDRKIPVLSVLVLAFPLLFLVGASAFVVRLLILVLPVARKLGGRAGTALFLAVSRISASKVISGVVLAALAMPVAMTLYAAGLTDSIKHTLDAKGHVYVGAETAVQTVGTIKPGSKAAGLGTVVDRYEYIKVDGENAELLTIDPKTFAANAYWDDSFADASLPQLVDKLTAPAKNGVIPAIVVRAPGATSITLGDDNTKIAITVIDAPKAFPGIHQNAPLVIVARGQLPDIPQSAGLKQELWTPVDVNVAQKAFAAQELPIYNAFTPDSVLDVANVLSISWTFDYLQALAALSGVIAIGGLLLYVETRSRTRIASYAMARRMGLRRSTHFQSLLIEFAVLVGFAALCGAALSYVAARIVNPMLELSPLRPPAPIFTAPTGALLLTAGVAIIIAVGTALYAQSAADRAKLSEVLRLGD
- a CDS encoding thioesterase family protein, producing the protein MTNVAAHRFDQAIALESRGANRVACKLDSGWSLPGDFFNGGYLHSLTINAAREITGVHPDPVAVSSTFLAPPKAGEVEVEVTTLSAGKSVTSALATMTQGGKPMVMSMVTLADLSTNTERAPGAPEGTNYTPFPDVPTPEECRPMQPDRRNSPLDGVLEFLTVPGFEDWVEKKWSPDPRILMWARFRDGRPADTLCLPGLSDMGPPPSLRQGRMGWIPTLQLHVGTFARPTGSWILMDMFGSPYTGKYVCEDVDMWDESGVLVARARQEAVAPRPQTRSPLADTKSGH
- a CDS encoding ABC transporter ATP-binding protein — translated: MATNPAPLAAQVDAIGKTYFAYDEQVQALQDVSKDFPAAAITTIVGPSGSGKSSLLRILACLDRPTTGSAVVAQHDLAHLSPRRRRALRRTSVAYMFQDPIHNLLEYLPAIEQLDLAARLRGRVVPRERQLELLETLGMGHRHDHLPVELSGGEQQRLAVACAVVGGPALVIADEPTAELDSRSAELVLDAFANLRSTGVAFLLASHDPQVVDRTDHLLRLERGQVSESW
- a CDS encoding ABC transporter ATP-binding protein, whose protein sequence is MNPGNAQSPVPTGAVFRARGLVKSYQRGADTVTALDRVDLQLEYGEVVALVGPSGSGKSTLLNVLCGWERPDAGTLDWDDDLGGARADRMRWDQLAVVPQSLALLAELQGAENVLLPARTRKQIAQWTQPAGDLMERFGIDQLAKRLPDQMSLGEQQRCSVARALLLSPNLLLADEPTAHQDSGWTEVLFTAMRDLAAHHGACLIATHNPATWQYADRIVSMADGRLTEGAPADHI
- a CDS encoding MFS transporter, giving the protein MTEKSARPSLFRSLRVRNYRLYATGSIASNTGTWMQRIAQDWLVLTLTDNDPVALGFVTFLQFAPSLLFAMFGGLIADRYDKRTVLRVTQTVVALSALILGLLEITDVVAVWHVLVLATVVGVATAIEAPSRQAFASELVGPADLVNAVGLNSASFNAARLIGPAIAGVLIGWLGTGPVFILNAASSVWIIVLLTMIDPKKLFRAKRLTRQRGQLKDSIRYVRTRPDILLTICLVTAVSLFGLNLQVIIPLVTTEVFHKGATEYGLLASALAIGTLIGSLTGAGRQNRPRFRQLVTYAGVFGLLEVGIAFIGNYNWFAIALIPTGMASLYFMISANASVQLTVDPQMRGRVMAMYMMFLMGGGAFGSPLIGFVTKLVGIQWAIALGGGVTFIAAALIGLLVVRREGGVQVETSLHSSPHLLVNVGGEQFFPHVRTDTVDDGFPEPVDDAAGGQVSGGDDRDDGDGDRPPDDVPQPTPDAPPTNTPLTKDLTNDKCCRPSLRPGDRPGESRSKPRRVQA